The uncultured Desulfuromonas sp. genome has a segment encoding these proteins:
- a CDS encoding PLP-dependent aminotransferase family protein has protein sequence MGEGPFRYQDVENHIRSMAKRGTLTVGQRLPSLRRLSGMLRISIATVNMAYQELERKGLIEARQRSGFFWCGERCQLPQPQGEGRVDDQPRGVSRPELIRNVLDTVGCSDLLPFSVICPDLSLLPGKALSRLLQQQMRQQGDLILGYSEISGDRWLRRQIARYVADMGIQVDADEIIVTCGAMEALYLALRSLTRPGDSVIIASPTYHCFLQLIENCGLRAIELPSDPQRGVSPQQLEKVLQRQPVSACILCGNFNNPDGSQLSDSAKQQIVELLARHQVPLVEDDVAGDLYFGEQRPSTFKSYDRHNQVLHCNSFSKSLAPGFRVGWLLPARYYDRALEMKYTTNVSCATPTQRAVAAYLDAGYQTRHLRRLRHSLETSMHAMLQALGQSFPDGTRVTRPAGGSVLWLELPHRLDAVDFFLRAKQQGIAVAPGPIFTTQDCYGHFVRLSYSGVWNDRLAWGVERLGQLAGEMMDEQ, from the coding sequence CGACGGTCAATATGGCCTATCAGGAGTTGGAGCGTAAGGGACTGATTGAAGCACGCCAACGCTCCGGGTTTTTCTGGTGCGGGGAAAGATGCCAGTTGCCGCAACCGCAAGGGGAGGGCCGGGTGGATGATCAGCCCCGTGGCGTTTCACGTCCGGAGTTGATTCGTAACGTGCTCGATACCGTGGGCTGTTCGGATTTGCTGCCGTTCAGCGTCATCTGTCCGGATCTGTCGCTGTTGCCGGGCAAGGCGCTCAGCCGTCTGCTGCAACAGCAGATGCGCCAACAGGGCGATCTCATCCTGGGCTACAGTGAGATCAGTGGTGACCGTTGGCTGCGCCGGCAGATTGCCCGCTACGTGGCGGATATGGGCATTCAGGTTGATGCTGACGAGATTATCGTCACCTGTGGTGCCATGGAGGCCCTTTACCTGGCCTTGCGCAGTCTGACCCGCCCCGGCGACTCGGTGATCATTGCTTCGCCAACCTATCATTGCTTTCTGCAGTTGATTGAAAATTGCGGATTGCGCGCCATTGAACTGCCGTCTGACCCACAGCGCGGCGTTTCGCCTCAGCAGTTGGAAAAAGTGTTGCAACGTCAGCCGGTGAGCGCCTGTATTCTGTGCGGCAATTTTAACAATCCGGACGGCAGTCAGCTCAGTGATTCTGCCAAGCAGCAGATTGTCGAACTGCTGGCCCGGCATCAGGTTCCGCTGGTCGAGGATGATGTGGCGGGGGATCTTTACTTTGGCGAGCAGCGCCCCTCGACGTTTAAGAGTTATGATCGCCATAACCAGGTGTTGCATTGCAACTCCTTCTCCAAAAGCCTGGCCCCGGGGTTCCGGGTGGGCTGGCTGCTGCCAGCACGATACTATGATCGGGCATTGGAAATGAAATACACCACCAACGTATCCTGTGCCACGCCCACTCAGCGTGCTGTGGCGGCGTATCTCGATGCAGGCTACCAGACCCGACATCTGCGTCGGTTGCGCCACAGCCTTGAAACCTCCATGCACGCCATGCTGCAGGCCCTGGGGCAGAGTTTTCCCGATGGTACACGGGTGACACGACCGGCCGGCGGCAGTGTGTTATGGCTGGAATTGCCACACCGCCTTGATGCGGTAGACTTTTTTCTGCGGGCCAAACAACAGGGCATTGCCGTGGCGCCGGGCCCGATTTTCACCACACAGGATTGTTATGGCCACTTTGTCCGTCTCAGCTACAGCGGCGTTTGGAACGACCGGCTGGCATGGGGCGTCGAGCGGTTGGGCCAGCTGGCCGGGGAGATGATGGATGAACAGTGA
- a CDS encoding DUF748 domain-containing protein gives MNSDPQHDSETTAPADQADGTVRWRRWRKRGLVVVLLAAMVVALLPEALRFGLVAWLDRQPGLSARLNDIDLNPFTGLLRVEGLQVSRHGEDVLVAGLAEVQMAWWPLFKRRVDLQQVTVHDMVLLIEQLPETPLTIAGLALTEQDTLAEETAPPPTGAAWGISTGVITFRQVDVVLRNRHQDTRVQIDHLNSSPLVSWQPQQAGALDVSLNIAGGTLTCVGENRPFASPARTDLTVNGQHLDLETVAPLLSALGWRRARGRLDGNLHVQAAAAVESQPGRLKIDGQLSGRNLSAEHTAVWLKQLNLSWQGQLDILLGENLQLAGQNHLDVGPAQMELQQSGLGIAAGQLLWEGPLTLTEQLDVKGALQIDGLTVTDLARATTLVNIGRGQVGPFDFIPQHHLTVDDVSLTEMTLLGRGAVSAARQPQVVAVSRLDGHQLDWQPQQHLSIEQLHVSGLVGDLILLPGGAVEARQWLPQSPLTPASQETAETDEAPALAVVIGSITIDGNSQLLLEDKAVTPPVRLRGEDVRFHLGAFDSRQTDLRSPLSLDVRLDTYSRLQMQGDMALFAQPLSLNLTSELSEFQLPSVSAYVERSIGYRLEQGQLNLQLQGPVEQGVAALTSQFHLKRLQLRPLTGDDERAVGERLGLPVNMALSLLRDRRGDISLTIPVRGDLSRPDVAVGSIVRKAVVGAVKNTVAVTLAPLGIVAKAGQLVGIGGHLTFEPIVFEPGSMTLTPDSLAYLDRLKDLLEKRPQLTFSLCGQVNAADQKALQSADSAARQRHSEATTLAPLTPERIQQFAGQRAEQVKQLLLQGTLVKSSQLLLCNPPTQLSDGPASVMVRL, from the coding sequence ATGAACAGTGATCCTCAACATGACAGTGAAACAACTGCACCCGCGGATCAGGCTGACGGCACCGTGCGTTGGCGCAGATGGCGCAAACGTGGGCTGGTTGTTGTCCTGCTTGCCGCCATGGTGGTGGCGCTGTTGCCCGAAGCGTTGCGTTTTGGCCTTGTGGCCTGGTTGGATCGCCAGCCGGGTCTGAGTGCGCGACTGAATGATATTGATCTCAATCCGTTTACCGGCCTGTTGCGGGTCGAAGGGCTGCAGGTGAGTCGCCACGGTGAAGATGTGCTGGTTGCCGGGCTCGCTGAAGTTCAAATGGCTTGGTGGCCGCTGTTTAAGCGGCGTGTTGATCTTCAGCAGGTGACGGTTCATGACATGGTGCTGCTGATCGAACAACTGCCTGAAACACCATTGACCATTGCCGGTCTGGCACTCACGGAACAAGATACCCTTGCCGAGGAAACCGCGCCACCGCCAACCGGTGCAGCCTGGGGGATCAGCACCGGTGTTATCACCTTTAGGCAGGTTGATGTGGTGTTGCGGAACCGTCATCAGGATACCCGGGTGCAGATTGATCATCTGAACAGTTCACCGTTGGTTTCCTGGCAGCCACAGCAGGCTGGAGCACTGGATGTCTCTCTCAATATTGCCGGGGGCACACTCACCTGTGTCGGGGAAAACCGTCCCTTTGCCAGCCCTGCTCGGACCGACCTGACCGTGAACGGACAGCACCTTGATCTTGAAACGGTCGCGCCACTGCTGAGCGCGCTGGGCTGGCGTCGAGCACGTGGCCGGCTTGACGGCAACCTGCACGTGCAGGCTGCCGCTGCCGTTGAGTCGCAACCGGGGCGCTTGAAAATTGACGGGCAGCTCAGCGGCCGCAACCTCTCCGCTGAGCATACGGCCGTGTGGCTCAAACAGCTTAATCTTTCCTGGCAGGGACAACTCGATATCCTGCTGGGCGAAAATCTGCAACTCGCCGGACAAAACCACCTCGACGTCGGTCCGGCCCAAATGGAGTTACAGCAGTCGGGTCTGGGGATAGCCGCTGGTCAACTGCTCTGGGAAGGGCCCCTGACACTGACCGAGCAGCTAGATGTCAAAGGTGCGCTGCAGATTGACGGCCTGACCGTGACGGATCTGGCGCGTGCGACAACGCTTGTTAACATCGGGCGTGGCCAGGTTGGCCCATTTGACTTCATCCCCCAACACCACCTGACTGTGGATGATGTGTCTCTGACGGAAATGACGCTGCTCGGGCGTGGTGCTGTGTCGGCCGCGCGACAGCCGCAGGTGGTTGCCGTTTCCCGGCTGGACGGGCACCAGCTCGATTGGCAACCACAACAGCACCTGTCCATCGAGCAGCTGCATGTGAGCGGACTTGTCGGTGACCTTATCCTGCTGCCGGGCGGCGCTGTTGAGGCACGGCAATGGCTGCCGCAGTCTCCCTTAACCCCTGCGTCGCAAGAGACTGCCGAGACGGATGAGGCTCCCGCATTGGCTGTGGTCATTGGATCGATCACCATCGATGGCAACAGTCAGCTTCTGCTTGAGGATAAGGCCGTAACACCTCCGGTTCGACTGCGTGGCGAGGATGTCCGTTTTCATCTTGGCGCTTTCGACAGCCGCCAAACAGATCTGCGCTCGCCGCTGTCGCTGGATGTGCGTCTGGATACGTATTCCCGCTTACAGATGCAGGGCGATATGGCGTTGTTTGCCCAGCCGCTGTCGTTGAATCTGACCAGTGAATTGAGCGAATTTCAACTCCCGTCCGTTTCAGCCTATGTTGAGCGCAGTATCGGCTATCGTCTCGAACAGGGCCAGCTGAATCTGCAACTGCAGGGACCTGTCGAGCAGGGCGTTGCCGCGTTGACCAGTCAGTTTCATCTCAAGCGGTTACAGTTGCGTCCGCTGACAGGGGACGATGAACGTGCGGTGGGCGAACGTCTCGGACTGCCGGTGAATATGGCTTTGTCGCTGTTGCGTGATCGCCGGGGGGATATTTCTTTGACGATTCCGGTGCGTGGTGATCTGAGCCGTCCTGATGTGGCGGTGGGATCCATTGTGCGTAAAGCCGTGGTCGGCGCGGTGAAGAACACTGTTGCAGTGACGCTGGCGCCGTTGGGCATTGTTGCCAAGGCCGGGCAGCTGGTGGGCATCGGGGGACACCTGACCTTCGAACCCATTGTGTTTGAACCCGGCAGCATGACACTTACGCCGGACAGTCTGGCCTATCTTGACCGGCTGAAAGATTTGTTGGAAAAGCGTCCGCAGCTGACGTTCTCTTTGTGTGGTCAGGTCAATGCGGCCGACCAGAAGGCGCTTCAGTCCGCGGATAGCGCCGCACGACAACGCCACAGTGAGGCCACGACTCTGGCTCCTTTAACCCCGGAACGGATTCAGCAGTTCGCTGGGCAGCGGGCCGAACAGGTTAAACAGCTGCTCCTTCAGGGGACGCTGGTGAAAAGTTCCCAGCTGTTGCTGTGCAATCCGCCGACCCAACTGAGTGATGGCCCTGCCTCGGTCATGGTTCGTCTGTAG
- a CDS encoding EAL domain-containing protein — translation MISFSSTWMLVMIPAMILLTTAVLLGSRRHGSLRHLTWRWNLLFIMAALGFLSFYTMQTYQQQFYQRTEQIEQEFLQQARGQIRQRASFVHALILDEKQRSEQQLKDDLRETVLQAVHLAETLIERYQAQMDSAELTQLVVEALRPLRYRNGRGYLFATRLNGTELLFADRPEFEGRNMVDMQDQDGVYYVREMIRLSRQQGEGFVSYRISKPGVSGWDHKKIAFIHYVPALQAFIGTGEYLESFEKEVQQNIIDKLDRLVGDGPLSIFGASYDGTSLFGPAKGKNVLNVQDHNGVFVVRELIRTAKNGGGFVRYRMPDSLGEGHYEKMSYCLPLDLWNCYVGAGIDLSFVEQNIAQSRDELMASLRLQVAQGALFIVVLGMILWAIGQRLSRSIKDNVTVLNRALEAVAVDGREVELDDVKFDEFLAIGQAANRMLEQRRIAEDELNDTRLRFRTALERAPLLVALVDPQCNILFSNSMWNQAVPVDGSVAQVDSRWFSEASWLKFNTAFDQMVIGGLPQDRFDICLKNHCGESHYYDMALATINTAQGECGSILVMARDITERRKAEERLTWLAHYDALTGLSNRHYAKEQLEQLLAVETGESQWLLMLDINRFKRINEIYGHAMGDFVLKELAQRLKSLNPLPLISARLSSNEFIMVVNLDSTETIAGAVERFKTVLCAPLDHGDQRLVVDLRISAVDCRRIDDVAQLLHRADVALREVKEGRHAQGFLCYDERLDQIYQENELLEKALRLALQSPEQFELHFQPIWTLSPPRLKGFEALVRWQHPTFGLISPGRFIPLAEQRALIVPLGQIIFKRACETLAQWLKRYPAVQQGRVRLSVNMAPQQFVTENFIEEIELTLQQWHVPPEILCIEITETSLMEDPELAIQRIRALKEMGIGISIDDFGTGYSSLSYLQQFDVDIIKLDRSLVTNIAETHSAQRIIDAVVRLGHDLDLTIVAEGVETFEQLRELRMLDCDAIQGYLTGKPCAVEGVHDWLSAPEKFPLSRLD, via the coding sequence ATGATTTCTTTTTCCTCGACATGGATGTTGGTCATGATTCCGGCCATGATTCTTTTGACGACAGCCGTGCTCCTCGGCAGCCGACGGCATGGATCCCTGCGTCATCTGACCTGGCGCTGGAATCTATTGTTCATCATGGCGGCCTTGGGCTTTCTGTCATTCTACACCATGCAAACCTACCAGCAGCAGTTTTATCAACGCACTGAGCAAATTGAGCAGGAGTTCCTGCAACAGGCCCGCGGCCAGATTCGACAGCGGGCCTCATTTGTTCATGCCTTGATTCTTGATGAGAAACAACGCTCTGAACAGCAATTAAAAGACGATCTGCGTGAGACGGTGCTCCAGGCCGTTCATTTGGCTGAAACCCTGATTGAACGCTATCAGGCTCAGATGGACTCCGCTGAATTGACCCAGCTGGTGGTTGAAGCGTTACGTCCTTTGCGCTATCGCAATGGCCGCGGCTATCTGTTTGCCACCCGCCTCAACGGCACCGAACTGCTGTTTGCCGACCGCCCTGAATTCGAAGGGCGCAACATGGTTGATATGCAGGATCAGGACGGGGTGTATTATGTCCGGGAGATGATCCGTTTGTCGCGTCAGCAGGGTGAGGGGTTTGTCTCTTACCGGATCAGCAAGCCGGGAGTTTCCGGATGGGACCACAAAAAGATTGCCTTTATCCATTATGTGCCGGCACTTCAGGCGTTTATCGGCACCGGAGAATATCTGGAAAGTTTTGAAAAAGAGGTCCAACAAAACATCATCGACAAGTTGGATCGACTGGTAGGTGATGGGCCATTGAGTATCTTTGGCGCCAGCTATGATGGAACCTCACTGTTCGGCCCGGCCAAGGGGAAGAACGTCCTCAATGTTCAGGATCACAACGGGGTCTTTGTCGTGCGCGAGTTGATCCGTACGGCCAAGAACGGTGGTGGCTTTGTCCGCTACCGGATGCCGGATTCCCTCGGCGAAGGCCACTATGAAAAAATGAGTTATTGCCTGCCGCTGGACCTGTGGAATTGTTATGTCGGTGCCGGGATTGATTTGAGCTTTGTCGAACAGAATATCGCTCAATCCCGCGACGAGTTAATGGCATCGCTGCGGTTGCAAGTTGCCCAGGGGGCACTGTTTATCGTGGTGCTTGGCATGATTCTGTGGGCCATTGGCCAGCGATTATCCCGTTCGATCAAGGACAATGTCACCGTGCTTAATCGTGCCTTGGAAGCGGTGGCCGTTGATGGTCGTGAAGTTGAACTCGACGATGTCAAGTTTGATGAATTTCTTGCCATCGGTCAGGCCGCCAACCGCATGCTTGAACAACGGCGCATCGCTGAAGATGAACTCAACGATACCCGACTGCGTTTTCGTACCGCCCTGGAGCGTGCTCCCTTGCTGGTGGCTCTGGTTGATCCGCAGTGTAACATTCTGTTCAGCAACAGTATGTGGAACCAGGCGGTTCCCGTGGATGGAAGTGTCGCACAAGTGGACTCACGTTGGTTCAGCGAGGCCTCCTGGTTAAAATTCAACACCGCGTTTGACCAGATGGTCATAGGGGGGCTGCCGCAGGATCGTTTCGATATCTGCCTTAAAAATCATTGCGGAGAAAGCCATTATTACGACATGGCCCTGGCCACCATCAACACTGCCCAGGGGGAATGCGGCTCCATCCTGGTGATGGCCCGTGACATCACGGAGCGGCGTAAGGCGGAAGAACGGTTGACCTGGCTGGCCCACTACGATGCTCTGACCGGGCTGTCTAATCGCCATTATGCCAAAGAACAGTTGGAGCAATTGCTCGCCGTGGAGACGGGGGAATCTCAGTGGTTGTTGATGCTGGATATCAATCGTTTCAAGCGGATCAACGAGATCTACGGTCATGCCATGGGCGACTTTGTTCTTAAGGAACTGGCTCAGCGTCTGAAATCTCTGAATCCGCTTCCACTGATTTCAGCACGTTTGAGCAGTAATGAATTTATTATGGTGGTCAATCTGGACAGCACTGAAACGATTGCCGGTGCGGTTGAGCGGTTCAAAACCGTGTTGTGTGCCCCCTTGGATCATGGTGACCAGCGCTTGGTGGTGGATCTGCGGATCAGTGCTGTCGACTGTCGCCGGATTGACGATGTTGCCCAGCTGTTGCATCGTGCCGATGTGGCACTGCGAGAGGTGAAAGAGGGGCGCCATGCTCAGGGGTTCCTGTGCTACGACGAACGCCTTGATCAGATCTACCAGGAAAATGAATTGTTGGAAAAAGCTCTGCGATTGGCTTTGCAAAGCCCGGAGCAGTTTGAGTTGCATTTTCAACCGATCTGGACCTTGAGCCCCCCACGACTCAAAGGGTTTGAAGCCCTGGTGCGCTGGCAACATCCCACGTTCGGATTGATTTCACCGGGACGCTTTATTCCCCTGGCGGAACAACGTGCTCTGATTGTACCGCTTGGCCAGATTATTTTTAAACGGGCCTGCGAGACGCTGGCACAGTGGTTAAAGCGTTATCCGGCGGTGCAGCAGGGCCGGGTGCGTTTGTCGGTCAATATGGCCCCACAGCAATTTGTCACGGAAAATTTTATTGAAGAAATTGAGCTAACGTTACAGCAATGGCACGTGCCTCCCGAGATCTTGTGTATCGAAATTACCGAAACCAGCCTGATGGAAGACCCGGAACTGGCGATTCAGAGGATTCGTGCCCTCAAAGAGATGGGCATCGGTATTTCCATCGATGATTTCGGCACCGGCTATTCGTCCCTCAGTTATCTGCAGCAGTTTGATGTCGATATTATCAAGCTGGATCGGTCACTGGTGACCAATATTGCTGAAACCCATTCGGCCCAGCGGATTATCGATGCCGTGGTACGCCTTGGCCATGACCTGGACCTGACCATTGTGGCTGAGGGTGTGGAAACCTTTGAGCAGCTTCGTGAGCTGCGCATGCTGGATTGTGATGCGATTCAGGGGTATCTGACCGGCAAGCCCTGTGCGGTTGAAGGGGTGCATGACTGGCTCAGTGCGCCGGAGAAGTTTCCGCTATCGCGGCTGGATTAG
- a CDS encoding DUF2889 domain-containing protein has translation MSRQTDFQRTVRYSISQHPQQGDFILKAHLEDRLHDIETELTTTADTLEILTATVHFHRSPSPLCSQAEKRFARLVGLPIGKGLSEQLRERLGGGEGCGNLRSMMLGLLPLAINARVSQDCESDEQALELMQQQLQGTCAGFPPDCK, from the coding sequence GTGTCGCGACAAACCGATTTTCAACGAACAGTGCGCTATTCGATTTCTCAACACCCCCAACAAGGGGACTTTATTCTCAAAGCCCACCTTGAAGACCGATTGCATGACATTGAAACCGAATTGACCACCACAGCCGACACCCTGGAAATCCTCACGGCCACCGTCCACTTTCACCGCAGTCCGTCACCTCTCTGCTCGCAGGCTGAAAAACGATTTGCCCGTCTGGTAGGCCTGCCCATCGGGAAAGGACTCAGTGAACAACTGCGTGAGCGCCTCGGCGGTGGTGAAGGCTGCGGCAATCTGCGCAGTATGATGCTCGGTTTGCTGCCTCTGGCCATCAATGCCCGGGTCAGTCAGGACTGTGAATCTGACGAGCAGGCCCTGGAATTGATGCAACAGCAGTTACAAGGCACCTGCGCAGGCTTTCCACCCGACTGCAAATAA
- a CDS encoding LL-diaminopimelate aminotransferase, whose protein sequence is MARLNDNYLKLQAGYLFPEISRRVSAFVDAHPNDKVIRLGIGDVTKPLVPAVLKAFHDGVDDLAQGASFHGYGPEQGYSWLSQTIIDKAYKPLGVDLETSEVFISDGSKCDSANILDIFDLSCKVAIGDPVYPVYNDTNVMVGRTGKANEKGYYDGIVYMPCTEENGFAPAFPSEKVDIIYLCFPNNPTGTVATKEVLKSWVDYALENNAVILFDAAYEAFITEPDIPHSIYEIDGAKKCAIEFRSFSKTAGFTGVRCGLTVVPHDLMASTADGEKVSLNKLWNRRQCTKFNGVSYPVQKAAAAVYSDEGWVQVKEIIDFYMENARIIREGLEEAGITCYGGVNAPYIWLKTPEGMTSWDFFDKLLNECFVVGTPGSGFGPSGEGYFRLSAFGERDNVEEAVKRIRDKWGK, encoded by the coding sequence ATGGCACGTTTAAACGACAACTATCTTAAACTTCAAGCGGGTTACCTGTTTCCTGAAATCAGCCGCCGCGTTTCAGCGTTTGTTGATGCCCATCCCAACGATAAAGTAATCCGACTCGGTATCGGTGATGTCACCAAGCCTCTGGTTCCCGCCGTTCTCAAAGCGTTCCATGACGGTGTTGACGATCTGGCCCAAGGCGCCTCTTTCCATGGCTACGGCCCGGAGCAAGGTTATAGCTGGTTGTCACAAACCATCATTGATAAAGCCTACAAGCCCCTCGGCGTTGACCTTGAGACGTCAGAAGTGTTCATCTCCGACGGCTCAAAATGCGACAGTGCCAACATCCTCGACATCTTCGATCTGAGCTGCAAGGTGGCCATTGGTGACCCGGTTTATCCGGTGTACAACGACACCAACGTCATGGTGGGCCGTACCGGCAAGGCAAACGAAAAAGGCTATTACGATGGTATCGTCTATATGCCGTGCACCGAGGAAAACGGTTTTGCACCGGCATTCCCCAGTGAAAAAGTCGATATCATCTACCTGTGCTTCCCCAACAACCCTACCGGTACCGTCGCCACTAAAGAGGTGCTGAAAAGCTGGGTGGACTATGCCCTGGAGAATAACGCCGTCATCCTGTTTGATGCCGCCTACGAGGCATTCATCACCGAGCCGGACATCCCGCACTCCATTTACGAGATCGACGGCGCGAAAAAGTGCGCTATCGAGTTCCGCAGCTTCTCGAAAACTGCCGGATTTACCGGCGTGCGCTGCGGCCTGACCGTCGTTCCTCACGACCTGATGGCCAGTACCGCCGACGGGGAAAAGGTCTCGCTCAACAAGCTGTGGAACCGTCGCCAGTGCACCAAGTTCAACGGTGTGTCCTATCCGGTCCAGAAAGCCGCGGCCGCTGTCTACTCCGATGAAGGCTGGGTCCAAGTCAAAGAGATCATTGATTTTTACATGGAGAACGCCCGCATTATCCGCGAGGGTCTTGAGGAAGCCGGCATCACCTGTTACGGCGGTGTCAATGCCCCGTATATCTGGCTGAAAACGCCGGAAGGGATGACCAGCTGGGATTTCTTTGACAAGCTGCTCAACGAATGCTTTGTCGTCGGTACGCCGGGCAGCGGTTTCGGGCCGAGCGGCGAAGGCTATTTCCGCCTCAGCGCTTTTGGTGAGCGGGACAATGTCGAAGAAGCGGTCAAGCGGATTCGCGATAAATGGGGTAAATAA
- the dapB gene encoding 4-hydroxy-tetrahydrodipicolinate reductase codes for MLKIAVTGAAGRMGSHLIKAVTEAEGITLAAAIERPGHPMVGQDAGLLAGCGALDVRISDQLEASLQAVDVLIDFTFPDVTLANAEVCAKVNTNMVIGSTGFTPDQRQQLADTTGTIAVMLAPNMSVGVNACFKLLKEAANILGNGFDVEVVELHHNKKKDSPSGTAVRMGEVVADALGRDYNKVANYHREGMCGERTKEEIGMQTVRGGDIVGEHTVYFIGMGERIEITHRAMSREMFARGAARACQWIKDQAPGMYDMQDVLDLK; via the coding sequence ATGCTGAAAATTGCAGTCACAGGAGCTGCCGGACGGATGGGCAGCCATCTGATCAAAGCGGTGACGGAAGCCGAAGGAATTACCTTGGCCGCAGCGATTGAACGTCCCGGTCATCCGATGGTCGGCCAGGATGCCGGTCTGCTGGCGGGCTGTGGTGCTCTGGATGTGCGGATCAGCGACCAGCTTGAAGCCTCGCTGCAAGCCGTCGACGTCCTGATTGACTTCACGTTTCCCGACGTGACGTTAGCCAACGCCGAAGTCTGCGCCAAAGTGAACACCAACATGGTGATCGGCTCCACCGGTTTCACTCCGGACCAGCGCCAACAGCTGGCCGACACCACCGGAACGATCGCCGTCATGCTGGCGCCGAATATGAGTGTCGGTGTCAACGCCTGCTTCAAACTGCTCAAAGAAGCGGCCAACATTCTCGGTAACGGTTTTGATGTTGAAGTGGTGGAACTGCATCACAACAAAAAGAAGGACTCCCCCTCCGGGACCGCCGTACGTATGGGCGAAGTGGTTGCCGATGCGTTAGGCCGCGACTACAACAAAGTCGCCAACTACCACCGTGAAGGGATGTGCGGTGAGCGCACCAAGGAGGAGATCGGCATGCAGACGGTGCGTGGCGGCGATATTGTCGGTGAGCACACGGTCTATTTTATCGGCATGGGCGAACGGATTGAAATCACCCACCGCGCCATGAGCCGCGAAATGTTCGCCCGTGGGGCGGCACGCGCCTGCCAGTGGATCAAAGATCAGGCTCCCGGCATGTACGACATGCAGGATGTCCTTGATCTGAAATAA
- the dapA gene encoding 4-hydroxy-tetrahydrodipicolinate synthase has product MFKGSMVAIITPFNTDGSVNEDKFRELVEFQIENGTDVIVPCGTTGESATLNYEEHDLVIRACIDQVNGRVPVIAGTGSNSTAEAIELSRHAKEMGADGLLLVSPYYNKPSQEGLYQHYKTIAAEVALPQILYNVPGRTGMNMLAATTIRLAEIDNIVAIKEASGDVTQASEIISKAGDKIDVLSGDDFLTLPLMACGAKGIISVTANIMPKEVKAMVTAIEEGRWDDARAMHLKMLDIHNAMFIESNPVPVKTAVSLLGKCEPTIRQPLCDLQPASLEKLKAVMQGYGLL; this is encoded by the coding sequence ATGTTTAAAGGATCCATGGTCGCCATCATCACCCCGTTCAACACCGATGGCTCTGTCAATGAAGACAAATTTCGTGAGCTGGTAGAATTTCAAATTGAAAACGGCACCGACGTCATTGTGCCCTGTGGCACCACCGGCGAATCAGCGACCCTCAACTACGAGGAACACGATCTGGTGATCCGTGCCTGCATCGATCAGGTCAATGGTCGGGTTCCGGTTATTGCCGGGACGGGCTCTAACTCCACGGCTGAAGCGATTGAACTGAGTCGCCACGCCAAGGAGATGGGTGCCGACGGTCTGTTGCTGGTCAGCCCCTATTACAACAAACCCTCTCAGGAGGGCCTCTACCAGCACTACAAAACCATTGCCGCGGAAGTGGCTCTGCCGCAGATTCTTTACAATGTTCCCGGCCGCACCGGCATGAATATGCTGGCTGCCACCACCATCCGCCTGGCGGAGATCGACAACATCGTCGCCATCAAGGAAGCTTCCGGTGATGTGACCCAGGCCAGTGAAATCATCAGCAAAGCCGGTGACAAAATCGATGTTTTGTCCGGCGACGATTTCCTGACCCTGCCGCTGATGGCCTGTGGAGCCAAAGGGATCATCTCCGTCACCGCCAATATCATGCCGAAAGAAGTCAAGGCCATGGTCACGGCAATTGAGGAAGGCCGCTGGGACGATGCGCGCGCCATGCACCTGAAGATGCTCGATATCCACAACGCCATGTTCATTGAGTCCAACCCGGTCCCGGTGAAAACGGCGGTTTCCCTGCTCGGCAAATGCGAGCCGACCATCCGCCAGCCGTTGTGTGACCTGCAACCGGCCAGCCTGGAAAAACTCAAGGCGGTCATGCAAGGCTACGGGTTACTGTAA